The nucleotide sequence CGCGCGGGTATCCGGCTGCGGGATGACGGGCAGGATGAGTGCGTTGGTCGTCGTCGCGGCGGTCGACTGGGCGACGTTGCGCGAGATGATCGGCTGGTTCTGATCGTCCAGTTCGGCGGCCGTCGACCAGTGCCCGGTCGGCGGGGTGAACGGCCGGCGCTCCTGTGCGGCGGTCTCGCTCGGCTCCTCGTTCTTCGCCGGGGCGGGCGCGGACGGGGCCTCGACAGCGGGGGCGTCGGCCTTCGGCTCCGCAGTGCCGAAGGCGGCGAAGGGAGAGGTGGAGCTCTGGGTGACCGTGGTCTCGGACTGGCCGGAACGGGATGCGGTCGGCGCTGACGACGGAGTCAGCGGGGCGAACGGCCAGGCCGACTTCTCGCTGGTCGGGGCGGGCGTCGCGGGATCGGCTGCGAGCGGATCGGCGGCGGGAGCAGCAGCAGCGGCCTGCGGAGCCGACGAGCCGGACTCCGCTGCACCTTCCTTGGCGCCGGACTCTTCGGGACCGGACGTGAAGGACACGGGGAAGACCTGCTCCCCGGCGGCCGGCGCGTGATTGGCCTGGGCGTTGGCCTCCTGAGCCTGCAGCATCGCGCGGAGCTCGCGGCGCGTCAGAGTGCGCTCCGACCCGGCGTTCGCTGAAGCCGGCGGGGTGGACGCGGGTGCCGCGGGCGGCGTGGTCGGCTGGAGGATGGCCATCGGCTGCGTGACGGGCTCGGGCTGCGTGGTGTCCGGACCCTGACGGAACAGGTCGAAGGCGTCACGCGACGGCGACGAGACGCCGGGTTCAGCGAAAGCGCTGGCCGGAATGGCCGGACGCTCCGGCTGGGCCGGCGCCTGCTCGGCCTTCGGGGCGGCGGGCTCGGCCTGCTTCGACTCGGACTGCGGCTTCTCGGCGCCCTGCGCCTCAGCCTGCGGCTTCTCGCTCTGCTGCGCCGTGCCGGCCGCGGCAGCACCCTCGTCGGACGCGCGCGGGGGCACGGTGGTGGTCATCTCGGGGATCTGCCCGCCGGGGGTCGGCTCAGCGGTTCCGGCACGTCGGGAGGCGGAGCGCTCGAACTCCCTCGCCTGTCGCCGCGTCTGCGGCTGGCCCGTCGGCGGCTGTTCAGGCCACGATGTCATGCCACGCTCCGATACAGATGGTGTTTGGAGATGTATTGAACAACCCCGTCCGGTACCAGGTACCACACCGGGAATCCCCTGCTCACCCGGCTCCGGCAATCGGTCGACGAGATCGCCAGGGCCGGAACTTCCAACAAGCTTACGTCTTGCTCCGGCAATCCAGAAATACTCAAGTCATGTCCCGGGCGACTCACAGCCACGAAGTGGGCGAGCTCCCAGAGCTCCGCGACGTCGCGCCAGCTGAGGATCTGGGCGATGGCGTCCGCGCCGGTGATGAAGAACAGCTCGGCGTCCGGACGCTCGCGGTGCAGGTCGCGCAGGGTGTCGATGGTGTAGGTGGGACCGACCCGGTCGATGTCGACCCGGCTAACCGTGAACCGCGGATTGGATGCGGTCGCGATGACCGTCATCAGGTAACGGTGCTCCGGCGGGGTGACGGCGCCCTTCTGCCAGGGCTGACCGGTCGGGACGAAGATGACCTCGTCGAGGTCGAACGACTGGGCCACTTCGCTGGCGGCCACCAGGTGGCCGTGGTGGATGGGGTCGAAAGTGCCGCCCATCACACCGATCCGCGGCCGGCCCGTCTCCTTCAGCTCCATGCCCGGATCGGCTCAGTGCCCCTGGGTCGGGTGGCCGGTGCCGTGGTGCGTGGCGCCCGGAGCGCCCGCGTGGGCGGCGGCGTCGGGGGCGGAGCGGTGGCTGTGCCGGTTGGCGACATCCTTGAAGCTCCAGGCGACGAAGGCGAGGGCGATGAAGAGGACGATGGCGATAGCGCCGAACGCCCAGGTGGGCATCGGCAGTTCGACGTGGGTCTCCGCCTCGGCGAGGACGGTCGTCAGGAATGACATCGTGCGTGATCCTTTCTCGGGGCCTTCGGCCCACCGTCAAGTCTAGCGGTCGGTCACGCCCGGACCTGGCCGGACCCGCGGACGATCCACTTGGTGCTGGTGAGCTCAGGGAGTCCCATCGGCCCGCGTGCGTGCAGCTTCTGCGTCGAGATGCCGACCTCGGCGCCGAACCCGAACTCGCCGCCGTCGGTGAAGCGCGTCGAGGCGTTCACCATCACGACCGCGGAGTCGACCTCGGCCAGGAAGCGCTCGGCGTTCTGGAGGTCGTTCGTGATGATCGACTCCGTGTGCTGGGTGGAGTACCGGCGGATGTGCTCGATCGCCTCGTCGAGGTCGTCGACCACCTTCACGGAGATGTCGAGGCTCATGTGCTCGGTGGCGTAGTCCTCGTCCGTCACCGGCACCGCATCCGGAGCGAAGGGCAGGGCGCGGTCGTCGGCGTGGATGGTGACGCCCTCGGCGCGCAGCGCGGAGAGCACGGGAGGCAGCAGCCGCTCGGCCGCGGCGCGGTGCACGAGCAGCGTCTCGACGGCATTGCACACGCTCGGCCGCTGCACCTTGGCGTTCCGCACGATGTCGACGGCCCAGTCCTCACGGGCCGACTCGTCGAGCACCACGTGAACGACACCCGCGCCGGTCTCGATCACCGGCACCGTCGACTGCGTCACCACGGCCTGGATCAGGTCGGCGCTCCCCCGAGGGATAAGCACGTCGACGAAGCCGCGCGCCGTCATCAGCTCGGCGGCGCCTTCGCGGCCGAAGTCGTCGATCGTCTGCACGGCATCCGACGGAAGGCCGGCGCTCGCCAGCGCCTGCTGGATGACGTGCACGAGCACGCGGTTGGTCTCGATGGCCGCGCTGCCGCCGCGCAGCACCGCGGCGTTGCCGCTCTTGATCGCGAGCGCGGCGATGTCGATCGTGACGTTGGGGCGGGCCTCGTAGATCGCGCCGACGACGCCGAAGGGGACGCGCACCTGCGTGATCTTCACACCGTTCGGCAGCGAGCTGCCGCGCACGGCCTGCCCGACCGGGTCGGTCAGGCCGACGATCTCGAGGACGGCGTCGGCGAGACCCTGCAGGCGCGCCGGGCTCAGCGTCAGGCGGTCGAGCAGGCCGGTGGAGAGGCCGTTCTCACGGCCGTTGGCCAGGTCGAGCTCGTTGGCGGAGAGGATGTCGGCCGACGCGGCGAGCACACCGTCGGCGATGGCGCGCAGCGCGCGGTTCTTACGATCCGTGTCGGCGATCGCGAGGTCGCGCGACGCGGTCTTGGCGGCGGCGAGCCGTTCGTGCAGGGAGAGCGCGGCCGTGGGCAGCGCACCGGTCAACGAGGACATGCGTCGATTCTAGGACGCCGCGGCGTCGGAGGTGACGGCTGCGGTCGAACCGGTGGAGAGCCCGGACCTGGGGACGGACCCGTCGGATCCGTGCGTGTCGGGCGCCGGGGCGAACCAGGTCCCGACCTGCTCGCCGCGCAACGCCTGCGATACCAGCGACGTGGCGGTGAGCACCACGGCGGTGCCGCGCTCGGCGGCCTGGCGGGCGGCCGAGACCTTCGTGACCGCTCCCCCGCTGCCGACGCCGGAGAGACCGGTCGACCCGATCTCGACCCCCTCCAGCTCGTCGTCCCAGCCGACGACCTCGATGCGCTCGGCGCCGGGCTCGTGCGGCGGACGCGTGTAGAGCGCATCCACGTCGGACAGCAGCACCAGGAGGTCGGCGTCGACGAGCAGTGCGACCAGCGCAGCCAGGCGGTCGTTGTCGCCGAACCGGATCTCGTGCGTCGCGACCGTGTCGTTCTCGTTCACGATGGGCAGGATGCGGAGGTCGAGCAGCCGCTCCATCGCACGCTTGGCGTTGCTGCGGTGGGTCGGGTTCTCCATATCGCCCGCGGTCAGGAGCACCTGCCCCGCGACGATGTCGTAGCGATCGAAGCTGTCCTGGTAGCGGTAGATGAGCACCGTCTGACCGACCGCGGCCGCCGCCTGCTGCGTCGCGAGGTCGGTGGGGCGCTCCGAAAGCGACAGGAAAGGCGTGCCGGTCGCGATGGCGCCGGACGAGACGAGGATGACCTGCGTACCGCGGCCGTGGGCCTCGGCGAGGGCGTCGACCAGCGGCACGATCTGCCCCGCGTTCTCGCCGCTGATGGACGACGAGCCCACCTTGACGACGATGCGTCGGGCGGAGGGGATCTGGCTGCGGTCGTCGATGGTCATTCCTCTGCGGTCTCCTCGTCTCCACGGCTGCCGTCGGCCGCGCTGCGCACCACGTTGTCGTCGTAGCTGTCGTCCTGCCACAGCCCGGCCTCGCGCTCGCGCAGGAGCTCTTCGCGGGCCTCGGCCTTCGCATCCATCCGCTCGAAGTAGTCGTCGCGGCGCTGAGCGCGGGTCGGACGCGCGTTGGTGTCCAGACGCACATCGCTTCCGCGTGGCGAGGTGATGAGCTCCGCGGTGGAGGTGAGCGTGGGCTCCCAGTCGAACACCACACCGTTGTCACGGCCGATGACGACGGTGGAGCCGGCGACGGCGCCCGCGCGGACCAGCTGGTCCTCGACGCCGAGCTTCGCGAGGCGGTCCGCCAGGAAGCCGACGGCCTCGTCGTTGGCGAAGTCGGTCTGGGCGACCCAGCGCTCCGGCTTCGCGCCCAGGATGCGGTACACCGGGCCGTCCGTGCCGCCCTCGACCTTGACGACGAATCCGGAGTCGTCGACGGCCTTCGGGCGGATGACGATGCGGGGTCGTGCCTGCTCCAGCGCGGCCTGCTCGGCGCGCGCCTGCTCCACGATCTCGGCCAGGGCGAACGACAGTGGGCGGAGGCCTTCATGGCTGACCGTCGAGATCTCGAAGACGCGGTAGCCGCGCTGCTCGAGCTCCGGGCGGACGAAGTCGGCCAGTTCGCGGGCGTCCGGGACGTCGATCTTGTTCAGAGCGATCAGCTGCGGACGCTCCAGGAGCGGCGTCTGCCCCTCGGGGACCGGGTAGGCGGCCAGCTCGCCGAGGATGACGTCCAGGTCGCTCAGCGGGTCGCGACCGGGCTCCAGGGTCGCGCAGTCGAGCACGTGCAGGAGGGCCGAGCAGCGTTCGACGTGACGGAGGAACTCCAGGCCCAGCCCGCGTCCTTCGCTCGCGCCCTCGATGAGACCGGGGACGTCGGCGACGGTGTAGCGGACGTCGCCCGCCTGCACGACGCCGAGGTTCGGGTGGAGCGTGGTGAAGGGGTAGTCGGCGATCTTCGGCTTCGCGGCCGACATGGCAGCGATGAGGCTCGACTTGCCCGCCGAGGGGTATCCCACCAGGGCGATGTCGGCGACCGTCTTCAGCTCGAGCTGGACGTCGCCCTCCCACCCGGGGGTGCCCAGCAGCGCGAAGCCCGGCGCCTTGCGCTTCGGGTTCGCCAGCGCGGCATTGCCGAGGCCGCCGACGCCGCCGGGAGCGACGACGTAGCGCATGCCGGGCT is from Leifsonia sp. 466MF and encodes:
- the nadD gene encoding nicotinate-nucleotide adenylyltransferase, which gives rise to MELKETGRPRIGVMGGTFDPIHHGHLVAASEVAQSFDLDEVIFVPTGQPWQKGAVTPPEHRYLMTVIATASNPRFTVSRVDIDRVGPTYTIDTLRDLHRERPDAELFFITGADAIAQILSWRDVAELWELAHFVAVSRPGHDLSISGLPEQDVSLLEVPALAISSTDCRSRVSRGFPVWYLVPDGVVQYISKHHLYRSVA
- the obgE gene encoding GTPase ObgE, whose product is MATFVDRVTLHLRAGNGGNGCVSVRREKFKPLAGPDGGNGGNGGDIVLVADPQVTTLLGYHRHPHRSSDNGGFGMGDHRSGHTGETLELPVPVGTVVKSADGDELVDLSEPGMRYVVAPGGVGGLGNAALANPKRKAPGFALLGTPGWEGDVQLELKTVADIALVGYPSAGKSSLIAAMSAAKPKIADYPFTTLHPNLGVVQAGDVRYTVADVPGLIEGASEGRGLGLEFLRHVERCSALLHVLDCATLEPGRDPLSDLDVILGELAAYPVPEGQTPLLERPQLIALNKIDVPDARELADFVRPELEQRGYRVFEISTVSHEGLRPLSFALAEIVEQARAEQAALEQARPRIVIRPKAVDDSGFVVKVEGGTDGPVYRILGAKPERWVAQTDFANDEAVGFLADRLAKLGVEDQLVRAGAVAGSTVVIGRDNGVVFDWEPTLTSTAELITSPRGSDVRLDTNARPTRAQRRDDYFERMDAKAEAREELLREREAGLWQDDSYDDNVVRSAADGSRGDEETAEE
- a CDS encoding glutamate-5-semialdehyde dehydrogenase; translated protein: MSSLTGALPTAALSLHERLAAAKTASRDLAIADTDRKNRALRAIADGVLAASADILSANELDLANGRENGLSTGLLDRLTLSPARLQGLADAVLEIVGLTDPVGQAVRGSSLPNGVKITQVRVPFGVVGAIYEARPNVTIDIAALAIKSGNAAVLRGGSAAIETNRVLVHVIQQALASAGLPSDAVQTIDDFGREGAAELMTARGFVDVLIPRGSADLIQAVVTQSTVPVIETGAGVVHVVLDESAREDWAVDIVRNAKVQRPSVCNAVETLLVHRAAAERLLPPVLSALRAEGVTIHADDRALPFAPDAVPVTDEDYATEHMSLDISVKVVDDLDEAIEHIRRYSTQHTESIITNDLQNAERFLAEVDSAVVMVNASTRFTDGGEFGFGAEVGISTQKLHARGPMGLPELTSTKWIVRGSGQVRA
- the proB gene encoding glutamate 5-kinase translates to MTIDDRSQIPSARRIVVKVGSSSISGENAGQIVPLVDALAEAHGRGTQVILVSSGAIATGTPFLSLSERPTDLATQQAAAAVGQTVLIYRYQDSFDRYDIVAGQVLLTAGDMENPTHRSNAKRAMERLLDLRILPIVNENDTVATHEIRFGDNDRLAALVALLVDADLLVLLSDVDALYTRPPHEPGAERIEVVGWDDELEGVEIGSTGLSGVGSGGAVTKVSAARQAAERGTAVVLTATSLVSQALRGEQVGTWFAPAPDTHGSDGSVPRSGLSTGSTAAVTSDAAAS